The Colias croceus chromosome 21, ilColCroc2.1 genome window below encodes:
- the LOC123701330 gene encoding uncharacterized protein LOC123701330 produces MDTEHNKAKALSKDETKALLSLIEGSAIITNKATNATNNKLKMEEWVRITTSFNASFGTCRRTPQQLRLKWENLKKNSRKRNTQIRMNRIKTGGGAPPYIPPDEILDRVASLLGSTVDGFTVEFGGDSEQVVDYGDGDCSDGAIINEVEKELPLDNGDGQEVPFLVVNTPAAVGPALPKRLFLGTPRASGSKKRPKPDEGRIRRNLAIAEYYEKKKMVLDCTYEKIKLENEKLKLEISKLKENKE; encoded by the exons ATGGATACTGAACAT AATAAAGCCAAAGCACTTAGTAAGGATGAAACAAAGGCGTTGCTTTCTTTGATCGAAGGAAGTGccataataacaaataaagcGACTAACGCCACCAACAATAAGTTGAAAATGGAAGAATGGGTTAGAATAACGACATCATTCAACGCCAGTTTTGGGACTTGTCGCCGTACACCGCAACAACTCCGGTTAAAGTGGgagaatttgaaaaaaaactcACGCAAACGCAATACTCAGATACGGATGAATCGCATCAAG ACTGGAGGTGGAGCGCCACCTTATATACCACCAGATGAAATACTGGACAGAGTCGCCTCACTGTTAGGCAGTACAGTGGATGGCTTTACAGTGGAGTTTGGTGGCGACTCAGAACAAGTGGTAGATTATGGTGATGGTGACTGCAGTGATGgtgcaattattaatgaagTGGAAAAAGAATTACCACTAGACAATGGTGATGGGCAGGAGGTGCCATTTCTAGTCGTTAACACTCCAGCAGCTGTTGGACCTGCATTACCTAAGAGGCTTTTTTTGGGTACTCCCCGAGCCAgtg gtTCTAAGAAAAGGCCAAAACCTGATGAGGGGCGCATAAGGAGAAACCTCGCAATAGCGGagtattatgaaaaaaagaaaatggttCTAGATTGTACATATGAGAAAATCAAATTAGAAAatgaaaaactaaaattagaaataagcaaattaaaagaaaataaggaataa
- the LOC123701325 gene encoding putative nuclease HARBI1 isoform X1, translating into MFSSDTDDSDLEMLTQLSDWDDTDNELEPGDHPRRRQYQRVNVLVTLNDAEFTFRFRLNKVAVEFLLTEIMPYIRVTSKRNNGVSPLHQLLLALRFYALGTMLISVADFVGVSKSSASRIVADISAAIARLYDKYIYLHVRSAEKFFNIAQFPRVSGAIDGTHVHIQSPCSEIGEEFRNRKGIFSINVQAVCDGDLKLMNVVARWPGSTHDATIFNNSILRASCETGALGNQWLLGDSAYPNRPYLLTPLLNTATPQEIRYNEAHIKTRNTIERTFGIWKRRFPVISLTMRLSLPNIQKVIIATAVLHNICRTYNIEEVPPEVNVPCVAAEDPDQLPNMELNDVENRTELIRHYF; encoded by the exons ATGTTTTCAAGTGATACCGATGACAGTGATCTTGAAATGCTTACTCAATTATCGGATTGGGATGATACTGATAACGAACTAGAACCTGGTGACCATCCACGCCGTAGGCAATATCAACGAGTAAATGTTTTGGTTACTCTCAACGACGCCGAGTTTACGTTTAGGTTTAGGTTAAACAAAGTTGCAGTTGAATTTCTCCTGACTGAAATAATGCCATACATCAGAGTTACCTCAAAACG AAACAATGGTGTATCTCCTTTGCACCAACTGCTGCTAGCATTGCGGTTTTATGCATTGGGCACCATGCTAATATCAGTTGCTGATTTTGTTGGGGTTTCAAAATCATCTGCAAGTCGAATAGTAGCCGACATATCTGCAGCAATAGCTAgattgtatgataaatatatttatttacatgtaaGGAGTGCagaaaaattctttaatatAGCCCAGTTTCCTCGAGTAAGTGGTGCCATTGATGGTACTCATGTCCATATCCAATCtccat gttCAGAAATAGGTGAAGAGTTTCGTAACCGAAAGGGGATCTTCTCAATTAATGTTCAAGCTGTTTGTGATGGCGATCTTAAACTAATGAATGTTGTTGCCCGGTGGCCTGGATCAACACATGATGccactatttttaacaattcaaTATTAAGAG CTTCATGTGAGACTGGTGCTTTGGGTAATCAATGGTTACTTGGAGACAGTGCGTATCCAAATAGGCCTTATCTTTTAACACCATTGCTAAATACTGCAACTCCCCAAGAAATCAGGTACAATGAGGCACATATAAAAACCAGGAATACCATCGAAAG AACCTTTGGAATATGGAAACGCCGATTCCCAGTAATTTCTTTGACAATGCGACTATCATTGCCTAACATACAAAAAGTTATAATCGCTACAGCAGTTTTACATAACATTTGTAgaacttataatattgaagaagTGCCTCCTGAAGTCAATGTGCCGTGTGTTGCTGCTGAAGATCCAGATCAGCTCCCTAACATGGAGTTAAATGATGTTGAGAATAGAACAGAACTCAtcagacattatttttaa
- the LOC123701325 gene encoding putative nuclease HARBI1 isoform X2, which produces MFSSDTDDSDLEMLTQLSDWDDTDNELEPGDHPRRRQYQRVNVLVTLNDAEFTFRFRLNKVAVEFLLTEIMPYIRVTSKRNNGVSPLHQLLLALRFYALGTMLISVADFVGVSKSSASRIVADISAAIARLYDKYIYLHVRSAEKFFNIAQFPRVSGAIDGTHVHIQSPCSEIGEEFRNRKGIFSINVQAVCDGDLKLMNVVARWPGSTHDATIFNNSILRASCETGALGNQWLLGDSAYPNRPYLLTPLLNTATPQEIRYNEAHIKTRNTIESMHLQNLWNMETPIPSNFFDNATIIA; this is translated from the exons ATGTTTTCAAGTGATACCGATGACAGTGATCTTGAAATGCTTACTCAATTATCGGATTGGGATGATACTGATAACGAACTAGAACCTGGTGACCATCCACGCCGTAGGCAATATCAACGAGTAAATGTTTTGGTTACTCTCAACGACGCCGAGTTTACGTTTAGGTTTAGGTTAAACAAAGTTGCAGTTGAATTTCTCCTGACTGAAATAATGCCATACATCAGAGTTACCTCAAAACG AAACAATGGTGTATCTCCTTTGCACCAACTGCTGCTAGCATTGCGGTTTTATGCATTGGGCACCATGCTAATATCAGTTGCTGATTTTGTTGGGGTTTCAAAATCATCTGCAAGTCGAATAGTAGCCGACATATCTGCAGCAATAGCTAgattgtatgataaatatatttatttacatgtaaGGAGTGCagaaaaattctttaatatAGCCCAGTTTCCTCGAGTAAGTGGTGCCATTGATGGTACTCATGTCCATATCCAATCtccat gttCAGAAATAGGTGAAGAGTTTCGTAACCGAAAGGGGATCTTCTCAATTAATGTTCAAGCTGTTTGTGATGGCGATCTTAAACTAATGAATGTTGTTGCCCGGTGGCCTGGATCAACACATGATGccactatttttaacaattcaaTATTAAGAG CTTCATGTGAGACTGGTGCTTTGGGTAATCAATGGTTACTTGGAGACAGTGCGTATCCAAATAGGCCTTATCTTTTAACACCATTGCTAAATACTGCAACTCCCCAAGAAATCAGGTACAATGAGGCACATATAAAAACCAGGAATACCATCGAAAG tatgcATTTGCAGAACCTTTGGAATATGGAAACGCCGATTCCCAGTAATTTCTTTGACAATGCGACTATCATTGCCTAA
- the LOC123701320 gene encoding uncharacterized protein LOC123701320 produces the protein MRNYKRKTERGTTSKEVYESAAAEVLQNKTSIRKASEMFNLCPMSLSRYVRKTKNNESCSLGYVKPRLVFSEETEHKLASYLLKSSEIYFGLLPTEVRKLAYQCALKLDLKNIPPSWHKNNTAGPDWFKSFMDRNPQLSLRTPEATSLSRATSFNKTNVKDFFDKLQGLFQKYEFTASRIWNVDETGVTTVQKPKKIVAARGQKQVGAITSAERGTLITLACAINAAGNSVPPMFVFPRMRYTDLFLRTGPVDAIGAGNSSGWMTEVEFLKFMDHFIQHVKPSAEQPVLLLLDNHSSHVNFHVVEKAKINNIIMLSFPPHCSHNLQPLDVGVYGPFKNHLNRTQTAWMYNHPGKTMTIHDLPAVVKDSLPLALNPANIMSGFRSTGIWPFNPDIFQDSDFSPSYVTDRPNPETDCPMTSQNISNLTLDLENPELLDSTPQLNISTTEIIQAIETATNPMPDTTKNIPISPCPNPVSSQDTECLTTSLTQKENEIELSIPGPSGIQSKFENFSPSKIRPFPKAVARKQSINSRRKRKSTVLTDTPEKDSLKREYEEKLAKTKKTCDKTKGKGKGKGKGKGKGKGKSSKMSEEGKEKVKKKILVSDSDSDTDEWFCLVCSESYSTSIKEDWVECLECKMWAHVKCVTGNVCSFICINCNSDED, from the coding sequence ATGAGAaactataaaagaaaaacagaaaGAGGTACAACTAGTAAAGAAGTTTATGAATCTGCTGCAGCAGAAGTACTGCAGAATAAAACGAGCATTCGTAAAGCAAGCGAGATGTTTAATTTGTGTCCGATGTCCTTATCCAGGTATGtcagaaaaacaaaaaacaacgaAAGTTGTTCTTTGGGTTACGTTAAACCTAGATTGGTATTCTCAGAAGAAACAGAACATAAATTAGCTTCTTATCTACTCAAAAGTtcagaaatatattttggttTACTACCAACAGAAGTACGCAAACTAGCTTATCAATGTGCTCTAAAActcgatttaaaaaatattccccCCAGCtggcataaaaataatacggCTGGGCCGGACtggtttaaaagttttatggATAGAAATCCTCAACTATCTCTACGAACACCAGAAGCTACATCTTTGAGTAGAGCAACATCGTTCAACAAAACCAACgttaaagatttttttgacAAACTGCAAGGCTTGTTCCAAAAATATGAATTCACTGCTTCAAGAATATGGAACGTTGACGAAACAGGTGTCACGACGGTACAGAAGCCTAAAAAAATAGTTGCTGCCCGGGGTCAAAAACAGGTCGGTGCGATCACATCTGCCGAAAGAGGGACACTTATTACTCTTGCATGTGCCATAAATGCTGCTGGGAATTCAGTTCCACCGATGTTCGTGTTTCCCAGAATGAGATACACGGATCTTTTTCTTCGTACTGGACCAGTAGATGCGATTGGAGCGGGAAATTCTTCGGGATGGATGACAGAagtagaatttttaaaatttatggaTCATTTCATTCAACATGTCAAGCCTTCTGCTGAACAGCCCGTTCTGCTCCTTTTGGATAACCATAGCTCACACGTAAATTTTCATGTCGTTGAGAAAGccaaaataaacaacataatCATGCTGTCATTTCCACCGCACTGCTCTCACAATTTACAACCATTAGATGTAGGAGTTTATGGTCCTTTTAAAAACCACCTTAATCGAACACAGACTGCCTGGATGTATAATCATCCAGGAAAAACCATGACGATTCATGATCTTCCTGCCGTGGTGAAAGATTCACTGCCTTTGGCCCTAAATCCTGCAAATATCATGAGTGGATTCAGATCAACAGGGATATGGCCCTTCAATCCTGACATTTTTCAAGACAGTGACTTTTCGCCTTCTTATGTCACTGATCGCCCTAATCCTGAAACAGATTGTCCCATGACTTCGCAGAACATCTCCAATTTGACACTAGACCTGGAAAATCCAGAATTGTTAGATTCTACACCTCAACTGAACATAAGCACCACTGAAATCATACAGGCAATAGAAACAGCAACAAATCCAATGCCTGACACTACTAAAAATATTCCTATTTCACCTTGTCCAAATCCCGTTAGTTCGCAAGATACAGAATGTTTGACTACATCACTGACtcaaaaagaaaatgaaatagAATTGTCGATACCAGGTCCATCTGGTATACaaagtaaatttgaaaatttttcacCTTCAAAAATAAGACCCTTTCCTAAAGCAGTAGCTCGAAAACAATCTATCAACAGTCGTCGTAAACGCAAATCCACTGTGCTAACCGACACACCTGAAAAAGACTCATTAAAAAGAGAGTATGAAGAAAAACTGGCAAAGACCAAAAAAACGTGTGACAAAACTAAAGGAAAAGGCAAAGGCAAAGGTAAAGGAAAAGGAAAAGGTAAAGGAAAGTCCTCGAAAATGAGCGAAGAAGGAAAAGAAAAGGtgaagaaaaaaattttggTTTCCGATTCAGATTCTGATACTGATGAATGGTTTTGTTTAGTGTGTAGCGAAAGTTATAGCACCTCGATAAAAGAAGATTGGGTAGAATGTTTAGAATGCAAAATGTGGGCCCATGTCAAATGTGTAACGGGGAATGTTTGCTCATTCATTTGCATTAATTGCAATTCTGATGAAGACtga